The Fulvivirga maritima genome segment ATAACATTAAGTGGTTTTTCTTCTTTTATAGTTGCTTCTGCCTTTTCTGGTTGAGAATCTTTAGTTTGAGAGCAGCTAAACACTATAAAAGCGGTGAGCAGGCTGCCTATTGATAATAATTTGTTGACGGTCATTTTTGTAATCTATTGAATATTAAAACGGTTCAAATTACCTTAAAAGCAAGCAGGTAATAATGCTAATCAGTATTATGTTTAGGTAAAGGAAATATGACCCGAATTTTACTTCTCGGTGATGCATAAAAATCTTTTTATTTCATCTCTGAAAAAGAAAAAATCTCTATTTGGGAATAAATGTAGAAACAACAATTTTTCTAAATCACTGTAAATCAATATTTTAATTTAATGGTATGGGGCTTGTTTACCAAGTAAGTATTTTAAAGAATTCTAACTTTTATTGATATTATGAAGAGGACTTTACTACTACTGATTTTTATTGGATCTGTAGCTTATCATGCTCAGGCTCAATTTACTGTGAGCGGAGATTTCAGGTTTAGGTCAGAGTTACGAGATGGAGCCAGGGTTTTATTAGATAGTACAAAACATGCTTCGGTAGTATCATCTCAAAGGACGAGGCTGATTACTCATTTTAAAGAGGATAGGTTTGAAATAAAGGTAACTTTCCAAAACGCCAGAATTTGGGGGCAAGATAGAGAAAGGGCTAATGTGCCTAATTTAAACCTTGCAGAAGGATGGTTAAAGTATAAACTTAATGAAGATACCACCAAAGGCTTTTTTGTAAAAGTGGGTCGTCAGCACCTGGTGTTTGATGATGGCCGTATATATGGAATGAGAAACTGGAATGATATAGCTGTATCTCATGATTTGGCATTGCTACAATACGAGAATAATGGATGGAATATTATAGGCGGTGGCGGTTATAATAATGACGCGAATAAGTACTTTGAATCAGCTTATGATGTTAATTTTTATAGATATCTAGGTGTAATCTGGGTAAATAAGCAGCTTAACGAACAGTGGCAAGCTTCATTATTAAACAGTGTAGAAGGGCATGAAGACGAGAATAATTATGAAACATTATATCCTAGAGCTACCTCTGGTGTTTATGTTAAAAAGGATAAAGGCAATTCGCCGATCTCTTTGCAGGCTTCTTTTTATTATCAATACGGAAAACACCCCATGGGTACCAAGCAGAGCAGTTACATGTATTCAATAGTACCTACCTACCAAATCAGCAAAAAATGGAAAACTACTTTTGGAATTAACTACCTGAGTGGTAATGACCAGACGGAAGCATCAGATAAAAATAAATCATTTAATAAGCTTTTTGGTGACGGCCATAGGTATTATGGTTATATGGATTACTTCCTGAATATTGAAGACAATACATTAGGAGGAGGTATGAGAGAGCTTTTCTTAGGCTTGTATTACAAGTT includes the following:
- a CDS encoding alginate export family protein; translated protein: MKRTLLLLIFIGSVAYHAQAQFTVSGDFRFRSELRDGARVLLDSTKHASVVSSQRTRLITHFKEDRFEIKVTFQNARIWGQDRERANVPNLNLAEGWLKYKLNEDTTKGFFVKVGRQHLVFDDGRIYGMRNWNDIAVSHDLALLQYENNGWNIIGGGGYNNDANKYFESAYDVNFYRYLGVIWVNKQLNEQWQASLLNSVEGHEDENNYETLYPRATSGVYVKKDKGNSPISLQASFYYQYGKHPMGTKQSSYMYSIVPTYQISKKWKTTFGINYLSGNDQTEASDKNKSFNKLFGDGHRYYGYMDYFLNIEDNTLGGGMRELFLGLYYKFGEKTQLEVSYHNFGMAGTLVNAEDGSVVDGQLGNEIDLQLKHSLGKGVTLVVDYSTMFATEDMEYLKGGDHTRYQQWANVMLIAKPQLFKSK